GATTACGCATTTCGATCACGAGCGGATTCCGGAGCGCGTCGTGCACGCGCGTGGCACTGCAGTGCACGGATATTTCGAACTGACGGAGTCCCTGTCGCAATACACGACCGCAAAAATCCTCACCGAGGTCGGGGAAAAGACGCCGGTGTTCACCCGCCTCTCGACGGTTGCCGGCGGGGCCGGCTCGGTGGACACGCCTCGCGACGTCCGCGGTTTCGCCGTCAAGTTCTACACGAAGGAAGGCAACTGGGATCTGGTGGGCAACAATGTTCCGGTGTTCTTCATTCAGGACGCGATCAAGTTTCCCGATGTGGTCCACTCGTTCAAGATGGAGCCGGACCGCGGTTTTCCGCAGGCCTCGACTGCCCACGACAATTTCTGGGATTTCGTTTCGCTGACTCCGGAGTCGATGCACATGATCATGTGGATCATGTCGGACCGCACGATACCGCGCTCGCTGCGCATGATCGAAGGCTTCGGTGTGCACAGTTTCCGGCTCGTGAATGAAGCCGGCGAATCGACTTTCGTCAAGTTTCACTGGCGGCCGAAGCTCGGACTGCAATCCACGGTGTGGGACGAAGCGGTCAAGATCGCGGGGGCCGATCCCGACTTTCACCGCCGCGACATGTACGAGTCGATCCGCGAAGGCAATTTCCCCGAATGGGAATTCGCGGTGCAGCTGTTCACCGAAGCCGAGGCCGAAAAATTCCCGTTCGATCACCTGGACGCGACGAAACTGATTCCCGAAGAACTCGTGCCGCTGCGCGTCGTCGGGCGGATGGTGCTCGACCGCTGGCCGGATAATTTCTTCGCCGAGACCGAACAGGTGGCTTTTTGTCCGGCCAATGTCGTTCCGGGCATCGACTTTTCGAACGACCCGCTGCTGCAGGGCCGGCTTTTTTCCTATCTCGATACGCAGCTGCTGCGTCTCGGGTCGCCGAATTTCCATCAGATCCCGATAAACGCGCCGAAATGTCCGTTCGCGAACAACCAGCGCGACGCCAAGATGCAGATGATGCAGCCGAAAGGCCGCGTCAATTACGAGCCGAATTCGCTCGCCGAAGATTCGCCCCGCGAAACGCCGAGCCTCGGCTTTCGCCATGCTCGTGTAAGCGAAAGCGGCGAAAAGGGGCGTATCCGGGCGGAGAGCTTCGCCGACCATTACAGCCAGGCGCGGCAGTTCTACCGCAGCCAGACTCCCGTCGAACAGGCTCACATCGCCTATACGCTGGTGTTCGAGCTCGCGAAGGTCGAGCATCTGCACGTCCGCCAGGCGGTCGTCGCCCACCTGCGCAACATCGATGAAGATCTCGCCCGTCGCGTCGCCGACGGCCTCGCGCTCGAACAGCTGCCGGATGCGCCACAGCCGGCCGTCCCGGTTCAGGACCTGCCACCGTCGCCGCCATTGCAGATCATCGGCAAGATGAAGGACACGCTCGAAGGTCGCGTCGTGGGCGTACTGGTCGCGGACGGCTCGGATGGCGCACGGATCGAGGCGGTGCGCAAAGCGGCACTCGCCGCCGGGGCGATGGTCAAGATCGTCGCGCCGAAAATAGGAGGCGCGAAGCTCGCCGACGGTGCGCGGCTCAGCGCCGACGGCCAGCTTGGCGGGATGCCTTCAGTGATGTTCGATGCGATCGCAGTGGTCCTGTCCGATGCGGGTGCGCAGATGCTGTGCGGAGAATCGTCCGCGATCGATTTCGTGCACGACGCGTTCGGTCACCTGAAAGCGATCGCGGTAGACGACGGGGGACGCGCGCTGCTGCAGAAAGCGAACATCCCCGCCGACAGCGGGATTTTCGCGGTCTCGGACATGAACGGCTTCATCACCGCCGCGAAAACACGCCAGTGGAGCCGCGAACCGTCGGTCCGGATACTGCCATAAGGAACGACGCCGGCCGGCAGCGTGGCGGCCGGTGGAATCTCCATCCTGGTCGGCGGTCCGAGTGCCGACGGAGCCGGACAACATCGGCGACTTGGCGCAGCCGCAAAAACACCTTGCCCGAAGAAAAAGAGGGTGAGACGCCTCACGAAAACCCGGCTCGGACGTCGGAGTTCTGGCTGATGAAGGTCGCAAGGCCGCGCCCGACAAGCGCGAGCCCTTTCATCTGCTCGATCTTTGCGGCTGCGATCGGGGGAGTCGAATAGACGTAGACGCGGGGATTGTCGCGGAACAGCACCTTCACGAAATCGTCGCCGATCTCGAACGCGGCGACTCCCGATTTGCCGCTCAGATTCCTGTAGGGCTGCATGTCGGTCTCGGTTGTCGGTGGCGGCGCGCACAAGGTGCGAGGGAAGTCGGCGATCATTCGGCGGCGAGCCGCCCGAGCCAGTCGAAAATCCGCGGCCAGATTACGCGGTGCGCGTTTTCGCCGACCAGCGCGCCGACGTGCTGCAACGCGACGCCGATGTCTCCGGGGTAGGGCAGCGCTTCCTTGTTCTGGCTGCCGACCTGCTCGTAGAACGCGAGGAGCGACGCGGGCGGAATGATGTGGCTGTTCGGATCGAAAACCACAAACACCGGCGAGCTCACGTCGCGAGGGTGAAGGCGCCTGTTTCCGAGTCTGAGTTCGCCGCGCATGAACCGGTTGTTGCGATAGAGCTGCTCGAGGACTTCGTCGAACAGCCGGCGCGGCATCGGAAGTTCGTCCAGCGTCCAGCGTTCGACGCGCACGTGGGTTTCGAGGTTCGCACGCGAGCCGAGGCTCGCGACGAAGTCGAGATAGCGCTCGTGCTGAAACGTCTTCGGCGATGCGCACAGGCTCATCAGGTTGATCAGCGAACCCGGGACGGGGCGCGACGACTGAAGCACGGCCTGCGCAGGGCCCCCGGCGTCGAGCATGCGTTTGAACGGCCCCGAAGCCTCGGCGAAATGAAGCGGTGCCTCGATCAGCACGAGGCCCCTGACGTGGTCGGGATGACAGGCGCTGTAGAGGCCGGCGAAAGTGCCGCCGAGCGAATGCCCCGCAACGAAGAGCGGCCCGCACTGCGACCGGGCCCGGATCGCCTCGATGCACTCCTCGATTGCGACCAGCGCATATTCCTCGAGGCCGAAGCGGGCCTCGTCGTCCTGCGTTTCGGTCCATTCGACCAGATAGACGTCGAAGCCGCGGTCGAGCGCCTTGCGCACGACGCTTCGTTCCGGCGACAAATCCCAGATATACGCACGCTTGATCGGCGCCGGCACGATCAGCAGGACGGGCGACCTTTTCCCGTTCCGCGACTTTCCATAGCCGCGCAAACGCACCGCCGGTCGCGAAAAAACAACTTCGAACCCGGTTTCCTGCCGACCGAGGTTGATGCGGTCGAGCGCTCGGCCGGCGTGCCTTCGCATCTCGTCAAGCGATTCGAACCACCACCGGAGCGCGGACGGAACGCCGGCACGAACTTCGGGGGTGTCGATGTACACGAAGGGCTCGGACATGGTGGACCGCCTCTTGATGCTCGTGCCGGCTGCGCCTGACCGACGACCGACGACCGACGACCGACGACCGGCTCCGCGCGAAGGAAAATGCTTCCGTTGGACGAGGCATGGCCCGTGCGAGTTCAAGCGCCGGCACCGCGTCGTCATCGGACGGGCAGAATTTCAATGCGCGGTGCGCGACGGCAACGCCACTCCGTGCGGGAAGAAGCTTGGCCTGAACTGCGCTACGCGGTCGCTTCGCGCAGCGCGATCACCTTCGCCAGGCGTTCTGCGCAGATCGGACTCGCATTCATGAACTGCATCACCTTCACCACCGCGTCCGGCAATGCGGCAGCCGGCGCCGCGCTTGGCCGGCCGATGCAGTAACCCTGAGCGTAATGACACCCAAGGTCGCGCAGCACCGCGAGTTCGGCCGCATCCTCGATGCCTTCGGCAACGAGCGGCGTCGCGAGTACTTCGGCCAGCCGCAGCAGGCTGCGGATCACCTCGATCTTGCGGCTGTCACCTTGCAGGCCCCGCACGAAATACTTGTCGAGTTTGACGATCTGCGGCTTCAGTTGCACCCACAAGCGCAGGCTCGAGCGGCCATCGCCGAAATCGTCGAGCGCGAGCGTCACGCCGAGCGCGGCGAGCGTCTTCATCGCCGCCTGCAGCCCTTCGACATCCTCGACGCGCTCGTGCTCGGTCAGTTCGAGCACGAGCCGGCCCGGAGAGAGGCCGGCCTGCTGAGCGCAGTCCAGCATCTGGCGTCCGTGGTCTCGCGCAAAGTGCTCGATCATCGATCCCGACAGGTTCAGGAACAGCTTGCCGGGCACGCCCGCTCGCCCGAACGCGCCGATTGCGCCGAGGCAGGCCTCGCGCTCGAGGTCCGCCATGCGCCCGGCGCTTTTTGCGACACGCAGCAGGTCGTCGGGCGAGCGCAACGCGGAACCGACCGGCCCGCGCATCAGCGCCTCGTAGCCCAGCACCGACGCCCGGCCGATGTCGGCAATCGGCTGGAATTCGTATTCGAGCGCATGAGTCTCGAGGAGCGCGTCGAACAGGACGAGAAAGTCGGATTTCGAAAGCATGATGTACCTCGATAAAGATCTTTCGGGCGATCGAGCCGCGCCGCGGCAAACAGGGGAGGGCTCTCGCCCCCGAGCTGCCACGACCCGCATCGGACATCGTGCTCACCCCATGGGACATCGCTCCCCTATCGCTGTAAGCGATGAAGGCGACGAGGAGCCTCGCGCACCGCAGTCCTCAAACCCGCAATCCGGCGACCGCGATGCGCAGGCTGTCCGACAGCTGCAGCAGGTCGCTGATCGCGGTTGCCGTTCGGCGCGCCGTGCTGTGATTTTCGTCGGCCATCACCGCCATGGTCTCGATGCTGGACGCGATGTCGTGGCTGGCGTCGGTCTGTGCCCGGGTGACGGAAACGATATCGCTGACGAGCATCGCCGAGCGCGTGACTTCGTCGTGGATCGCGTCGAGCGCGCTCAGCACCTTCGCGAATAGCACCGAACTCTCGCCGACCCGCGCGCTGCCCTGCCGGATGCCGGCGACAACGTCCTGGATTCCGTTGCGCATCTCGCGGATCGTCGCGGCGATCTCGCGTGTCGAGCTGCCGGTGCGGTCCGCGAGCTTGCGCACTTCGTCGGCGACTACCGCGAACCCGCGCCCGACCTCGCCGGCCCGCGCGGCCTCGATCGCCGCGTTCAGCGCGAGCAGGTTTGTCTGTCCGGCGATCTCCGCGATCACATGGACCACTCGATCGATCGTGCGCGAACGCTCCTCGAGCGCCAGCACCGCGGCGACGGCGGCGGCGATGTCGTCGACGATGCACTGCATGCTGGCAGCGGCCTGATCGGCGACGGCCCGGCCGTCGGCAGAAAGTTCTGCCGCGTGCCGGGCAATCCGGCTCGTGTCTTCGGCGTGCATGGCGACTTGCTGCACGCTGACTGCGAGCGCCTGGACCGAACTCGACGAGTGCGCGGCCGATTCGCTCTGGCGAGCTGACGCCACAGTCACCTGCGCGACCTGGTCGGTGAGATCGCTCGCAGCCGACCGGGTATTGCCGGCCGCCCCGGCGACCTTGGTGATCAGCGCCGAAAAACTCTCTGCCATCGCATTGAATCCGTTGCCGACGTGACCAATCTCGTCGTGCGTGCGTACCACGACGCGGGCCCGCAGGTCGCCCGCTGCCATCGCCCGAGCGGCCTCTTCAAGTTCGCGGATCGAACGCAGGATCGACGTATAGGCGCCGGCGAACAGATAGCCGATCAATGCGACGGCGATCGCGAATGCGAGCAGTGCGGACTGGAACGTGCTGCGGGTTTCCTGCTCGCGGGCGGCCATCAACTGGTCGATCGCGGGTATCAAGCGCGCGGCGAAGGCCATTCCCGCTTCGAGTGCTGCGCTGCCCTTGGCGTGGTAGGAAGCGGGGGCAATGTCGAAATCACTAGTGTTGATCAGCTTCGTCGTCAGGTATTCCTGGACCCCCAGCGTGGCGCTGTTCAGCACGGCGAACGGCTGGGCGAGTGCGCCCTTGAGTTCCGGGCGGATGACTCCAGTTTTCTCCACGCTGCGGTCCATCCACGTGAGCAGGGTGTCGAAACTGCCGCGAACGATGCTCATTGCCTCGCGCTGCGACATGCTGATCCGCCCGCGGGCGATGATGCCGACGCCGGCGTCGCGTGCCTGTCCGAGGTTCTGGATCAGCGGCACCAACTGCGTGTTGAGAAGATCGGTCAGGACCTGAACTCCCACGTCGTCGTTGAGGCTCAATCCGCTCCGATCGACGAAGGTCTCGCGCAGCCGCAACAGATCGCCGAGGAGCGCCTCATGGGCATTCCGGCTCGCGTCGGCATCCGTGGGCGGTGTCGCGGCGAGCGCCTGCCATTGCCGGGCGATCCGCGCCCCTTGGTCGCCAGCCAGCGGATGCTCGAGCACCGGCGGTGCGCCACGCTCGAACTCGATCCTCGTCGCCGCCATGCGCGAGCCCATCGACGCCTCGCCGTGAACCGTCGCCAGCGATGCCGCGTAGTGATCCTGGACGCTGCGCACGAGGCCGAGTAGCGGCAACTGCAGCGCAAGCCCCTCGCGCTGCCGGTCGATGCGAGCGATCGAATGCCTTGCCTCCAGCACCAAAAGCGCCGTCGCTGCGCTCAGCAGAATGGCGAAGAGCAGAAAGGTGCCGAACAGTTTCCAGCGGAAATTGAATCGGGCGGAAAGCCAGATCGCAGGGTGCAGGAGGTGCGTCATCGTGCGGTCTCTAGGAGCGAGGTGAAGCGAACCGACGCCGGACTGATGGGGCAGCGGGTCCGCCGAGGACAGCGGGGCGAGCAGGGACGAATCCGGCACGTGATCGCTGATGGCTCTGTGAGGCCCACCGCTCTTTGCCCGATTTGTGACTGCAGCTCGCCGTGGACGCGCCGCCGCGGGCTGGTCGGTATGGGGTATCAGGCACGGAATGATCGACTGGTTCGGCGCTGATTCAGTCTCTCGCCCACGGGGCACGCTCCTGCTTCTCCGCCAGGCGAAAGCGCCTCAGGATGTTCTGGTAGGTACGGTGGCTCGCATGCGGGTCGTAGCAGTGGAAGACTTCCTCCTGCCGGGCGCGCGCTTTGGGCGAAAGGGCATCGAGCAGGACCTGTCGTTCATGCTCGATGCATTGACGCATCCGATCGGTGACGAACGCGAAGGGAATGGGCTGGTACAGGCCATCGTCGCGCGTCACATGGAAGCGCGGGGCGGGGGGCGCAAGTTTTGCGGGGACGTGATGGAGCATGGCGGTCGGGCAGGAAGTCTCGGTGTCGTCACCCTAGGCGAGAAATGTGACCTCCATATTTAACCCGGCAACCGAATACCGTTCGGGCCGAGCTCGGCGAAGCCCTGGCGTGCCCTTCGACAAGCTCAGGGCGAACGGTTGTACAGGCTCAAGGCGAACGGCTGCACGAGCTGGGGGCGAACGGCTGTACGAGCTCGGGGCGAGCGGGTGTACAAGCTGACGGCGAGAGGTTGTATTCAACTGCCGCGGTTGATAATCAATGAAGCCCGGTGTCGCCCGTGCGCGCGCGATGGAAGCCGGGGCGCGATGACGTTGTGATGCGTCGCTATCCCGCCATGCCGGAATGGGTACGGTTACCCGTTTCGAGATCAGAAAGTTTGCGTTAGACTCGCGCCGGGTGCTCACGCAATCAAGCGTGGCAGGTTGATGCGATGGTCGGGCCGCCTCGCGGCTTTTCTACGGCCCATGAACGCACCCACCCTCATTCAGTTCGTCGCCACCGCGTTGTTCGCAGTGGCAATCCTGCACACCTTCTCGACCCGAATCTTCGAGCACCTCGCTCACACCCGGCCCACCCATGCGGGTATCTGGCATTTGTTGGGCGAGATCGAAGTGGTGTTCGGCTTCTGGGCGCTGATCCTGGTTTTGAGCATGTTCGCGATCGAAGGCTCGTCGATCGCCATCGGCTACATCGACTCGCGCAACTTCACCGAACCGTTGTTCGTGTTCGCCATCATGGTGATTGCAGCGACGCGGCCGATCCTGCAGACGGCGATGAGCGCGACGAGCCTGATCGCACGTGCGCTGCCGTTGCCAGGCAGCCTCGGTTATTACCTGACCGTGATGGCGGTGGTGCCGCTGCTCGGCTCGTTCATCACCGAGCCGGCTGCGATGACCCTGGCCGCCCTGATCCTGGCCAAGGGCTTTTTTTCGCGGGCCATCTCGTCGCGGCTGAAATACGCCACGCTGGGCGTGCTGTTCGTGAATGTCTCGATCGGGGGCACGCTGACCCCTTTCGCTGCGCCGCCGGTGCTGATGGTTGCGGGCAAATGGGGCTGGGATATCAGTTTCATGCTGGCGACGTTCGGCTGGAAAGCTGCGATCGCCGTCGTGGTCAATGCCGTCGGCGTCGCCCTGCTGTTTCGCAAGGAGCTGGCCAACCTACCGCTGGTGGACGGCAGCAAGAGCACGGTTCCGGTGCCGCCCGCGCTGGTCGTCGTTCATCTGGGTTTCCTGGCCGGGGTCGTGGTATTCGCCCACCATCCGGCGATCTTCATGGGCCTGTTCCTGTTCTTTCTCGGCGTGGCCAGCGCGTACCAGCAGCATCAGAATCCGCTGATCCTGCGCGAAGGACTGCTGGTGGCGTTCTTCCTGGCCGGCCTGGTGGTGTTGGGCGGGCAGCAGCAGTGGTGGTTGCAGCCGGTGCTGATGAGCATGAGCAGCGAGGCGGTATTCTTCGGCGCAACCGCGCTGACGGCCTTCACGGACAACGCGGCGCTGACGTACCTCGGTTCCCTGGTCGAAGGTTTGTCCGATGAGTTCAAGTACGCCCTGGTCGCCGGTGCAGTATCGGGGGGCGGACTGACCGTCATCGCCAATGCGCCCAATCCGGCAGGCGTCGCGATTCTCAAGGGATACCTCGACGACCAAGCCGTCAACCCGCTCAGTCTGCTGGTGGCCGCCTTGCCGCCGACTTTCATTGCGATGCTGAGTTTTGCCGTTCTCTAGGAGCGCTTGATGTCCCGGCCCGCATGGCATGCGATGACCGGCGTCGAGGTGGCCGGGCATTTGAAAGTCGACGCTGCGCGGGGGCTCGACGAAGCGGAAGCGGCTCAACGACTGGAAGTTTATGGTCCCAACCGGCCCAGTGCCGCTCCGG
Above is a genomic segment from Azoarcus sp. PA01 containing:
- a CDS encoding alpha/beta fold hydrolase — its product is MSEPFVYIDTPEVRAGVPSALRWWFESLDEMRRHAGRALDRINLGRQETGFEVVFSRPAVRLRGYGKSRNGKRSPVLLIVPAPIKRAYIWDLSPERSVVRKALDRGFDVYLVEWTETQDDEARFGLEEYALVAIEECIEAIRARSQCGPLFVAGHSLGGTFAGLYSACHPDHVRGLVLIEAPLHFAEASGPFKRMLDAGGPAQAVLQSSRPVPGSLINLMSLCASPKTFQHERYLDFVASLGSRANLETHVRVERWTLDELPMPRRLFDEVLEQLYRNNRFMRGELRLGNRRLHPRDVSSPVFVVFDPNSHIIPPASLLAFYEQVGSQNKEALPYPGDIGVALQHVGALVGENAHRVIWPRIFDWLGRLAAE
- a CDS encoding catalase: MKNNEPAGATGKPQSAPAAAGSDAEPGNAGEMHQLAGGTHPELTTNQGIPIPDNQNSLRSNPRGPTLLEDFILREKITHFDHERIPERVVHARGTAVHGYFELTESLSQYTTAKILTEVGEKTPVFTRLSTVAGGAGSVDTPRDVRGFAVKFYTKEGNWDLVGNNVPVFFIQDAIKFPDVVHSFKMEPDRGFPQASTAHDNFWDFVSLTPESMHMIMWIMSDRTIPRSLRMIEGFGVHSFRLVNEAGESTFVKFHWRPKLGLQSTVWDEAVKIAGADPDFHRRDMYESIREGNFPEWEFAVQLFTEAEAEKFPFDHLDATKLIPEELVPLRVVGRMVLDRWPDNFFAETEQVAFCPANVVPGIDFSNDPLLQGRLFSYLDTQLLRLGSPNFHQIPINAPKCPFANNQRDAKMQMMQPKGRVNYEPNSLAEDSPRETPSLGFRHARVSESGEKGRIRAESFADHYSQARQFYRSQTPVEQAHIAYTLVFELAKVEHLHVRQAVVAHLRNIDEDLARRVADGLALEQLPDAPQPAVPVQDLPPSPPLQIIGKMKDTLEGRVVGVLVADGSDGARIEAVRKAALAAGAMVKIVAPKIGGAKLADGARLSADGQLGGMPSVMFDAIAVVLSDAGAQMLCGESSAIDFVHDAFGHLKAIAVDDGGRALLQKANIPADSGIFAVSDMNGFITAAKTRQWSREPSVRILP
- a CDS encoding putative Na+/H+ antiporter, producing the protein MNAPTLIQFVATALFAVAILHTFSTRIFEHLAHTRPTHAGIWHLLGEIEVVFGFWALILVLSMFAIEGSSIAIGYIDSRNFTEPLFVFAIMVIAATRPILQTAMSATSLIARALPLPGSLGYYLTVMAVVPLLGSFITEPAAMTLAALILAKGFFSRAISSRLKYATLGVLFVNVSIGGTLTPFAAPPVLMVAGKWGWDISFMLATFGWKAAIAVVVNAVGVALLFRKELANLPLVDGSKSTVPVPPALVVVHLGFLAGVVVFAHHPAIFMGLFLFFLGVASAYQQHQNPLILREGLLVAFFLAGLVVLGGQQQWWLQPVLMSMSSEAVFFGATALTAFTDNAALTYLGSLVEGLSDEFKYALVAGAVSGGGLTVIANAPNPAGVAILKGYLDDQAVNPLSLLVAALPPTFIAMLSFAVL
- a CDS encoding methyl-accepting chemotaxis protein, whose protein sequence is MTHLLHPAIWLSARFNFRWKLFGTFLLFAILLSAATALLVLEARHSIARIDRQREGLALQLPLLGLVRSVQDHYAASLATVHGEASMGSRMAATRIEFERGAPPVLEHPLAGDQGARIARQWQALAATPPTDADASRNAHEALLGDLLRLRETFVDRSGLSLNDDVGVQVLTDLLNTQLVPLIQNLGQARDAGVGIIARGRISMSQREAMSIVRGSFDTLLTWMDRSVEKTGVIRPELKGALAQPFAVLNSATLGVQEYLTTKLINTSDFDIAPASYHAKGSAALEAGMAFAARLIPAIDQLMAAREQETRSTFQSALLAFAIAVALIGYLFAGAYTSILRSIRELEEAARAMAAGDLRARVVVRTHDEIGHVGNGFNAMAESFSALITKVAGAAGNTRSAASDLTDQVAQVTVASARQSESAAHSSSSVQALAVSVQQVAMHAEDTSRIARHAAELSADGRAVADQAAASMQCIVDDIAAAVAAVLALEERSRTIDRVVHVIAEIAGQTNLLALNAAIEAARAGEVGRGFAVVADEVRKLADRTGSSTREIAATIREMRNGIQDVVAGIRQGSARVGESSVLFAKVLSALDAIHDEVTRSAMLVSDIVSVTRAQTDASHDIASSIETMAVMADENHSTARRTATAISDLLQLSDSLRIAVAGLRV
- a CDS encoding EAL domain-containing protein; amino-acid sequence: MLSKSDFLVLFDALLETHALEYEFQPIADIGRASVLGYEALMRGPVGSALRSPDDLLRVAKSAGRMADLEREACLGAIGAFGRAGVPGKLFLNLSGSMIEHFARDHGRQMLDCAQQAGLSPGRLVLELTEHERVEDVEGLQAAMKTLAALGVTLALDDFGDGRSSLRLWVQLKPQIVKLDKYFVRGLQGDSRKIEVIRSLLRLAEVLATPLVAEGIEDAAELAVLRDLGCHYAQGYCIGRPSAAPAAALPDAVVKVMQFMNASPICAERLAKVIALREATA